The DNA region CGCGGCCGTCTCGTCCAGTCCCAGCTCGTCGGCGTCGATGTCGGCCATCCCGCCGACGAGCAGGAAGACGAGCACGCCGCGGTCGACCGCGTCCCGCAGTTCCGGCTCGATGTCCTCGTAGGAGTGGCCCGGGACCGCCACGAGCACCTCGTGGTCGGCCTCGGAGATCCCCCTCCGGAGGCGCTTGACCGCGGTCTCGCGGGCCTTGATGATCTGGATCTCCGGCGTCTGCCGCTCGGTCTGGTTGAACCGCTCCTCCAGCGTCGGGGTGATGGATTCCAGGCGGTTCGACAGCGCGTCGATGGCCTCCTCGGGCGGCCGCGCCCGGATCGTCGTCGGCGAGGCGTGGTCGTTGACGACGACGAGGTCGCGGTCCTCCAGGCGCTCGGCGATGTTGTACACCGCCCGCTGGGTCACGTCCGCCGCCTCCGCGACGGTCCGCACCGTCGTCTCCCCCTGTTCGAGGATCGCCAGGTAGGTGTCGATCTCCGTGTCCGAGAAGCCGAACACGTTCAGCTCGTCCCTGAGCGTGCCGTCGTCGATCCCTTCGTCGGTCATGATATCGGTCCGTTGAGCGGTATCACGTATGGTTGTTCCTCTTGCATATTCGATCGGTGACTCCGCCGTTCCCGCCGTCCGCCGCGTCGCTCGCTCACCACAGCTCCTCGAAGGGGTCCCAGTCGAGGCGGATGAACGCCGCCGAGGCGACGAAGATCACCGCGAGCATCGCGAAGCTCACCACCGAGATCACGAAGGTCCCGGTCCCCCGCTCGACGAACGGGACCGCCAGGACCAGAAACCCCAGCAACACGGCGCTCGCGGTCAGGAACGCGCGCCAGACTGTCGTCACACCCACGTCCTCCGTAGGCGGTGATCGACGGCCGGGCACTTCATGGTCCCGCCGCTGCCCGACCCCGCGCCGGGCCGCCGCATGTCAGAGCGACCCGCGGCCGGACGAGCGGGCGGGAACGCCATCGTCAGTCCCCGGCGTTCGGTGACTCCGCGGCGGCGACGCCCTCCAGGGGTTCGCTGTCCCAGTAGGGGTGGTTCGGGTCCGCCCGGTGGCACGCGACCGCGCGCTCGCCGGCCCCCGACTCGTCCAGGTCCGGCGCCTCGCTCACGCAGGCCTCGCGGGCTTCCGGACAGCGGGTGTGGAACCGGCAGCCCGTCGGCGGGTCGACCGGGTCCGGGATGTCGATCGACCGGACCGGCGGCTCGGTCATCTCCTGGTCGCTGGGGTCGAGGTTGGCCGTCGCCCACCGCAGCACCTTCGTGTATGGGTGCTGGGGGTCGTTCAGCACCTCGTCGGGCGGGCCGACCTCGACGAGCTCGCCGAGGTACATGATCCCGATGCGGCCGTCGGCCTTCTCAGCGAGGTAGCGGGCGTTCGACAGCGTGTGCGAGATGAAGACGAAGGAGGTGTTGAACTGCTCCTGCAACTCGAGCAGCAGGTCCATGGTCTCCACCCGCAGGGACACGTCCAGCGCCGAGACGGCCTCGTCGGCGAGGATCACGTCCGGGTTCATCAACAGTGCGCGCACGAGCGCCACCCGCTGTTGCTCCCCGCCCGACAGCTGGTGCGGGAAGCGGTTGGCGTAGTCCTCGGGCGGCTGCATCCCGACCCGGTCGAGCAGCGCGTAGATGCGCGCCCGCCGGTCCTCCGTCGACAGCTCGGGGTTCCAGCGCTTCAGCGGCGCCTCCAGCGAGGTGACGACCTTCTGGTTCGGGTTCAGCGACGCGCCGGGGTCCTGGTGGATGATCTGCAGCGCCTGGCGGATGTCCCCGTACTCGATCTCGGGGTCACCGACGCCGTCCTTGGCGTCCCAGATGTCCTGGCCGCGATAGGCGACGCTGCCCTCGGTGGGCCGCTGGACGCCGATGATCGCCTTGCCCAGCGTCGTCTTCCCGCAGCCGGACTCCCCGACCAGCGCAAGCACGTCGTTCTCCGGGATGTCGATGCTCACGTCGTCGACCGCGTGGACCGTCTCGGCGTCGCCGGTCAGCGACGCCAGCAGCCCCTGCTCCTCCTCGAAGTGGATGGACACGTCGTCCAGCGAGACGACCGTCTCGTCGTCGGGCGCGGCGAGGGCGCTGCCCCCGCCGCTCGCGCCGCTCGTACCGTCGCCGAACGCGCCGTCGTCGGCCGCGGCCTCGTCGGCCGCCTCGTCGACTGCGCCCGCGACCTCCTCCGCGTCGAACGGCACCGCCTCCTCGGCCCGCTCGTGGTAGAAACACGCCGAGCGCTGGTCCGGGCCGGCGTCGTACCACTCCGGTTTCTCCTCGTGGCAGCGCTGGTCGGCCAGCGGGCACCGCGGCGCGTAGTGGCAGCCGTCCGGGACGTGCGCCGGGTTCGGCGCCGTCCCCTCGATGGGTTTCATCGTCGACAGCGGCGCGTCGAGGTTCGGCACCGCCTTCAGCAGCGCCCTGGTGTAGGGGTGGCTGGAGTCGCGGACGAGCCGCTCGCTCGGGCCGACCTCCGCCAGCTCGAACGCGTAGAGGATGGCCAGCCGGTCGGCCAGCCCCGCGACCAGCGGCAGGTCGTGGGTGATGAACAGGATCGACAGCTCGTACTTCTCCTTGATGTCGTCGAGCAGCGAGAGGATCGACCGCTGCATCAGGAGATCGAGCGCGGCGGTCGGCTCGTCCATCAGGAGCACGTCCGGTTCGAGGATGAGCGAGAGGGCGATCAGCGCCCGCTGGCTCATCCCACCCGACAGCTCGTGGGCGTAGGAGTTCAGCACCCGCTCGGGGTCGAGATACAGGTCCGAGAGGAGCTGGCGGGCCCGCTCCATGCCCTCGTCGACGTCGTAGTCGTGGGCCTCGAGCGTCTCCTCGAAGTGCCCGCCGATGGTCATCGTGGGGTTGAACGACGACAGCGCCCCCTGGAAGACCATCGAGATCTCCTCCCAGCGGAACTGCTTGAGGTCGTCGCCCGAAAGGTCGAGGACGTGGACCGGGTCGGCGTTCGCCGAGGGGTAGTAGCGCACGTCGCCGGTCGTGATCCCGGGCTCCTCGACGGCGTCCATCATCGCGTTGGCGAGCATGGACTTGCCCGAGCCCGACTCGCCGACGCAGCCGAGGATCTCCCCGCGGCGCAGGTCGAGGTTCACGTCGTCTAACACCATCGCGTCGCGGGCCTGCAGGTCGTAGGTGACGCTGACGTTGCGCACCTCGACGATGGGGTCGTCGGTCGCTTCGGCCGTCTGGTCGCGGCCCCGCGAGGGGCCGTCGGTGTCGGTACCGGTCGTGTCGTCGCGTGTGCTCGCCATGTCAGATACCTCCCGTGGCCGCGCTGGTGGCGCCGCCGGGGCCGCCGGTGTCTCCGTCGCCCTCCTCGTCGCCGTCGTCCTCGACGGTCTTGGCGTGGCGGGCGCGGACCCGCGGGTTGAACACGCGGTCGGCGCCCTGCGCGAGCAGGGTCAACCCGAGCGCGAGGACGATGATCGTCACCATCGGGACGAGCAGCCAGTGGAACGCCGCCGCGGAGGAGGTCGCCCCCGCGCGGTTGACGGCGGCGTTCATCATGACGCCCCAGTTGTTGCTGTTGTACGGCAGGACGCCGAGGAAGTACAGCCCGACGGCCCCGAAGATGACCGCGCGGGCCTGCCGGACGAAGTTCATCGAGATGTACGGCATCAGGTTCGGGACGATGTCGCTGCCGATGATCCGCGAGGTCGGGATCCCCATGATGCGGGAGGCCTCGACGTACTCGGCGTCCCGCAGCGTCAGCACCTGCGAGCGGATCGCGCGTGCGAGCCCCGCCCAGGCGTTGACCGTGATGAGGACACCGATGACCACCGGGTGGCCCTCGATCTGCAGCACCGCCGCGAGGACGATCGTCAGCGGCAGCCCCGGGATGGTCATCATCACGTCGGTGATCGTCATCAGGACGCTGTCGACGCGCCCGCCCTTGTAGCCGGCGAGCGTGCCGACGCCCGTCCCGAGGACGACCGTGAACACCGCGCCCGCGGTGATCATCAGCAACATCGCGGGCGTCGCGTAGACGAGCTGCGAGAGGATGTCCACGCCCGAGGCGGTCGTCCCGAACGGGTGGGCCAGCGTCCGGAAGGCCCCGATCAGCCGTTCCCCCTGGTTGGGCGACGGCTCCGCGACGAGGTGCGGGCCGACGATCCCCATGAACAGGTACAGCGTGACGACGACGACCCCGAAGCGGGCCCGCCAGTCGTCCCAGACGATCCGGGCCGGGGCGAGCACCTTCTCCTCGAACCACTGCCGGCGGCGCTCGCTCTCGCTGAGCGTCACGTCGGCCATCTGCTCGAACTCGGAGACCCCGTCCGGTCCCCGACCCGGGGTCGGTCGGCCCGCGCCCCCGGCCTCGCCGCCGTCGGCGCGAAGCTCGGACGACTGGTCGCTCGGCTCACCACGGTCCGCCGGGAGCCGGCCCTTCCACGCGTGGCCGGAGATGGCCGGCCGCGACGGGCCGGCGTCGTCGCCGGCCCCGGTGACCGTCTCCGGGTCGATGGCGTCGTCGTTGCCCGCGATCGCGTCGAAGGCGGGGTCGGACTCCCGTTCGTCGCCGTCCGGCTGCGGGCCGTCGCCGCGCTCGCCGTCAGTAGGACTCACGCGAGGCACCTCCCTTGGCGCGGGGGTCGAGCCAGCCGTAGGTCAGGTCGGCGATGGTGATGCCGATGACCATCGCGACGGTGATCAGGATGAACCCGCCCATCATCAGCGGGTAGTCGCGGGCGCTGATGGACTGGATCAGGTAGAACCCGACGCCCGGGTACGCGAAGATGTTCTCGATGATCACCGCCCCGCCGAAGACGGTCCCGATGGCGATCATCAGACCCGTGTACATCGGCAGGATGGCGTTGCGCGCGACGTACCGCAGGGCGATCCGCCGGGTCGAGAGCCCGCGCAGCCGCGCCACCCGCAGGTAGTCCTCCCCGAGGACCCGTATCGCGTTGCCGCGCATCGACAGCGCCCAGCCGCCGAAGCCGACGACCGCCATCGACGCGATCGGCATCGCCCCGTGGTAGAGGACGCTCAGCAGGAACTCGGGGTTGGTGAGCGCGGGGTCGAGCGCGGAGTTGTACCGCCCGCCCGTCGGGAACAGCTGGTAGCGGTAGCCCAGGTACGCGACGAGCAACAGCGCGACGACGTAGCCCGGCGTCGAGTTGAGCACGAGGCCGACGCCGGTGGACCCGACGTCGAACGTCGAGCCCTCCTTGTAGGCCATGACCGCGCCCAGCGAGACGCCGACGGTGAAGGCGATGAACAGCGCCGAGGCGGTCAGGAACACGGTCCAGGGGATCGCCGGGCCGATGATGCTCGCGACGGGGTCGCCGTACCAGACCGACTGGCCGAAATCGCCCTGCGCGAGGCCGACCATGTAGTCGACGTACTGGACGTACACCGGCTCGTCCGGGTTGATCCCCGACTGGGCCTCGATGCGCCTGTTTATCGCCTCCGGCGACAGGTTGCTGCCCCCCTGCTCCATGATCTGCGCGCGGAGGTAGTCCATCGGTCCCCCCGGCAGGAGCCTGATGAGGGCGAAGCTGAACGACACCACCGCGAAGACGGTGAAAATCGACTGTCCGATGCGTTTGACGAAGTATTTCATGTGTGAAACCGTGTTCGGTGCCGCCTGTTAGCTCCACCGCCGCGCGGACGGAGCGGCCGCCACTCGTGCGGGCGTCATTCCTGGGGCGTGGCCAGGTCGGAGATGTAGTCGTCCGGGACGATGGTCTCCGAGTCGCGCAGGTCCTCGTGGAGGATCGGCGCCTCGTACTCCGTCGGGACGTTCCAGTAGTCCGTGGCGTCCCCGCTCCGGTAGATCCAGTCGAAGTGGAAGTACGGGTGGGTGTGGTTGTACGACGCCCACCCCTGGAGCGCGAGCTTGAAGTCGCCCTCGACGTAGTCGCCGCCCCAGTAGGTCGCCGAGTCCTGCATGATCGGCTCGGACTCGATGCCGAAGTCCTGGAGGTGCGAGACGATGGTC from Halosimplex halophilum includes:
- a CDS encoding ABC transporter permease — encoded protein: MSPTDGERGDGPQPDGDERESDPAFDAIAGNDDAIDPETVTGAGDDAGPSRPAISGHAWKGRLPADRGEPSDQSSELRADGGEAGGAGRPTPGRGPDGVSEFEQMADVTLSESERRRQWFEEKVLAPARIVWDDWRARFGVVVVTLYLFMGIVGPHLVAEPSPNQGERLIGAFRTLAHPFGTTASGVDILSQLVYATPAMLLMITAGAVFTVVLGTGVGTLAGYKGGRVDSVLMTITDVMMTIPGLPLTIVLAAVLQIEGHPVVIGVLITVNAWAGLARAIRSQVLTLRDAEYVEASRIMGIPTSRIIGSDIVPNLMPYISMNFVRQARAVIFGAVGLYFLGVLPYNSNNWGVMMNAAVNRAGATSSAAAFHWLLVPMVTIIVLALGLTLLAQGADRVFNPRVRARHAKTVEDDGDEEGDGDTGGPGGATSAATGGI
- a CDS encoding ABC transporter permease; this encodes MKYFVKRIGQSIFTVFAVVSFSFALIRLLPGGPMDYLRAQIMEQGGSNLSPEAINRRIEAQSGINPDEPVYVQYVDYMVGLAQGDFGQSVWYGDPVASIIGPAIPWTVFLTASALFIAFTVGVSLGAVMAYKEGSTFDVGSTGVGLVLNSTPGYVVALLLVAYLGYRYQLFPTGGRYNSALDPALTNPEFLLSVLYHGAMPIASMAVVGFGGWALSMRGNAIRVLGEDYLRVARLRGLSTRRIALRYVARNAILPMYTGLMIAIGTVFGGAVIIENIFAYPGVGFYLIQSISARDYPLMMGGFILITVAMVIGITIADLTYGWLDPRAKGGASRESY
- a CDS encoding TrmB family transcriptional regulator yields the protein MTDEGIDDGTLRDELNVFGFSDTEIDTYLAILEQGETTVRTVAEAADVTQRAVYNIAERLEDRDLVVVNDHASPTTIRARPPEEAIDALSNRLESITPTLEERFNQTERQTPEIQIIKARETAVKRLRRGISEADHEVLVAVPGHSYEDIEPELRDAVDRGVLVFLLVGGMADIDADELGLDETAAVVRSWSESLPFMYAADDEAAMIGHSGILSGTHVDKEAVTVTQDNLAGAIVGLYFGAYWPAATEVHVREPGDLPRTFEWFRHSVLEAVLHRREGTELEAVVRTDEGPEVAGRVSQVRQAFVEPSTNDYTLETSLYLETDGGEVSVGGPGSFIEEYEGDVVTLRPIDR
- a CDS encoding ABC transporter ATP-binding protein codes for the protein MASTRDDTTGTDTDGPSRGRDQTAEATDDPIVEVRNVSVTYDLQARDAMVLDDVNLDLRRGEILGCVGESGSGKSMLANAMMDAVEEPGITTGDVRYYPSANADPVHVLDLSGDDLKQFRWEEISMVFQGALSSFNPTMTIGGHFEETLEAHDYDVDEGMERARQLLSDLYLDPERVLNSYAHELSGGMSQRALIALSLILEPDVLLMDEPTAALDLLMQRSILSLLDDIKEKYELSILFITHDLPLVAGLADRLAILYAFELAEVGPSERLVRDSSHPYTRALLKAVPNLDAPLSTMKPIEGTAPNPAHVPDGCHYAPRCPLADQRCHEEKPEWYDAGPDQRSACFYHERAEEAVPFDAEEVAGAVDEAADEAAADDGAFGDGTSGASGGGSALAAPDDETVVSLDDVSIHFEEEQGLLASLTGDAETVHAVDDVSIDIPENDVLALVGESGCGKTTLGKAIIGVQRPTEGSVAYRGQDIWDAKDGVGDPEIEYGDIRQALQIIHQDPGASLNPNQKVVTSLEAPLKRWNPELSTEDRRARIYALLDRVGMQPPEDYANRFPHQLSGGEQQRVALVRALLMNPDVILADEAVSALDVSLRVETMDLLLELQEQFNTSFVFISHTLSNARYLAEKADGRIGIMYLGELVEVGPPDEVLNDPQHPYTKVLRWATANLDPSDQEMTEPPVRSIDIPDPVDPPTGCRFHTRCPEAREACVSEAPDLDESGAGERAVACHRADPNHPYWDSEPLEGVAAAESPNAGD